One segment of Podarcis muralis chromosome 17, rPodMur119.hap1.1, whole genome shotgun sequence DNA contains the following:
- the LOC114587551 gene encoding transforming protein RhoA-like isoform X2, producing the protein MAAIRKKLVIVGDGACGKTCLLIVFSKDQFPEVYVPTVFENYVADIEVDGKQVELALWDTAGQEDYDRLRPLSYPDTDVILMCFSIDSPDSLENIPEKWTPEVKHFCPNVPIILVGNKKDLRNDEHTRRELAKMKQEPVKPEEGRDMANRISAFGYLECSAKTKDGVREVFEMATRAALQAKRGRKKTSCQLL; encoded by the exons ATGGCTGCCATACGCAAGAAACTTGTCATTGTAGGAGATGGAGCATGTGGAAAGACCTGCCTCCTTATTGTCTTCAGCAAGGACCAATTCCCAGAGGTCTACGTCCCCACCGTCTTTGAGAACTATGTGGCTGACATTGAGGTGGATGGAAAGCAG GTAGAACTTGCCCTTTGGGATACAGCTGGCCAAGAGGACTATGACCGCCTGAGACCCCTCTCCTACCCAGATACAGACGTCATCCTCATGTGTTTCTCCATTGACAGCCCTGACAGTTTAG AGAACATCCCTGAGAAGTGGACTCCGGAGGTGAAGCACTTCTGCCCCAATGTGCCTATCATCCTGGTGGGGAACAAGAAGGACCTGCGTAATGATGAGCACACACGCCGGGAGCTGGCCAAGATGAAGCAG GAACCAGTGAAGCCAGAGGAGGGACGTGACATGGCAAACAGGATTAGTGCTTTTGGCTACCTGGAATGTTCTGCAAAGACAAAGGATGGAGTACGGGAAGTGTTTGAGATGGCTACCCGGGCTGCCTTGCAGGCCAAACGTGGGCGCAAGAAGACCTCATGCCAGCTGCTGTAA
- the LOC114587551 gene encoding transforming protein RhoA-like isoform X1, translating into MEKWRAGLLRREMAAIRKKLVIVGDGACGKTCLLIVFSKDQFPEVYVPTVFENYVADIEVDGKQVELALWDTAGQEDYDRLRPLSYPDTDVILMCFSIDSPDSLENIPEKWTPEVKHFCPNVPIILVGNKKDLRNDEHTRRELAKMKQEPVKPEEGRDMANRISAFGYLECSAKTKDGVREVFEMATRAALQAKRGRKKTSCQLL; encoded by the exons GAGAGATGGCTGCCATACGCAAGAAACTTGTCATTGTAGGAGATGGAGCATGTGGAAAGACCTGCCTCCTTATTGTCTTCAGCAAGGACCAATTCCCAGAGGTCTACGTCCCCACCGTCTTTGAGAACTATGTGGCTGACATTGAGGTGGATGGAAAGCAG GTAGAACTTGCCCTTTGGGATACAGCTGGCCAAGAGGACTATGACCGCCTGAGACCCCTCTCCTACCCAGATACAGACGTCATCCTCATGTGTTTCTCCATTGACAGCCCTGACAGTTTAG AGAACATCCCTGAGAAGTGGACTCCGGAGGTGAAGCACTTCTGCCCCAATGTGCCTATCATCCTGGTGGGGAACAAGAAGGACCTGCGTAATGATGAGCACACACGCCGGGAGCTGGCCAAGATGAAGCAG GAACCAGTGAAGCCAGAGGAGGGACGTGACATGGCAAACAGGATTAGTGCTTTTGGCTACCTGGAATGTTCTGCAAAGACAAAGGATGGAGTACGGGAAGTGTTTGAGATGGCTACCCGGGCTGCCTTGCAGGCCAAACGTGGGCGCAAGAAGACCTCATGCCAGCTGCTGTAA